The stretch of DNA TTTGACGCTCGTGAGCACGACCACCCGCTCGAAGTCGGAGTCGGGGTCGCGCACGCGGTCGATGCCCGCGGTCAGCGCGAGCATCGTCTTGCCGGTGCCGCAGGCGCCCTCGATCACCGCGAACCCGCCCCGCTCGGCCGTCTCGACCGCCGTCTCGATACCGTCGGCCTGTTCGGGGTACGGTTCGTCGTGGCCGAACACCGTCCGCCACGTCTCACCCATCACCCGGAGGCTGGCGGCGTCCTCGGATAAAAAGCTCGGCTCACACGGATCCGCGTCACGGGTCCCCACTCACGCTACACCGTCTCACAGCAGGCTGCCGCCGAGAACGATCACGCTGAGATTGTTGGCGAAGACGCCGAGGCCGACGGCGACGAGGACGCCCAGCCACACCTCGATGGCGAGCGCGAAATACTGGTTCGCGGGCGACGGCATCCGCCGCAAGCGCTCGACGAGCAGTCGGAAACAGCCGGTGACGAGCACCACGACGGCGAGATGAGCGCCGATCACGACCAGGACGCTCCGACCCAACAGCCATCGCATCAGCGGGTTGCTCTCGGCGCCGGTCCCGACGAGACGGGCGGCCGCGAGCGTCGTCAACAGGTCGACGGCGAGGAGGAGAAAGAGCGCGACGGCGATCCAGTCCCAATACTCCTCGATGCGCGACTCCGCGATTCGCGTCGTCACTGGCTACCGCTCCCGATCACGGCGGTCGCTCCGCCCGCCCGTCCGGTCGGCGGCCTCCGAGTCGCGTTCCTGTCCGTCACGCTCGGCGGTTCGGTCCGCATCCTCATCGCCGTTTCGTTCGTCCGCGTTTCGGTCGCCGTCGGCGCGCTCCCCCTCACCCGCCGGTCGGGTGACGTTGCGCGCGGAGCGATCGACCGAATCCGTGCCGTCGGTCGCCGCGTCCCCCGTCGCGTCGGTCGCCCGCCGGTCACTACCCTCGGGACGAGCGGTCACATCGGTCAACGTCGCCGTGCCGTCCGTCGAGATGGTCGGGCCGGCCGACCCCCCGTCGGAGCCGCTGCCGACGGCCGTCGGCGCGGTGCCTCCGGCCGTCGCGGCCTCGACGGCGGCCAGCGCGTCGACCGTCTCGCCCTCGCCCGCAGCGGTGCGCTCGAGGATGGACTCGACGCGTGCGGGCGAGGGGTCGCCGCCGGCGGCCGTCACCAGCGCCGCAGTACCGGCGACGTACGGCGCGGCGGCGGACGTGCCCTCGAGGTCCGGGTCGGCGCGCGTCCGGGCGTCGCCGGGGGCGGTCAGATCCACCGCCCCCGTCGCCGGGAGCGAACTGTAGTCGCGGCGCTCGCCGTCCGCCGCGGCGCCGACGGCGACCACGCGGTCGCTCGTCGCGGGGGCGAGCATACTCCCCCGGGCGGTCGTGTGCTCGAGTTCGTGGCGGGCGGCGAACACCTGCACGCGGTCGGCATCGGCGACGCCGTCGTCGGCGTGGACGGCGACGTAGTACCGTCCGGCTGGCACCGCCACGTCGATCCCTTCGATGGTGGGTCCGGGCCCCGTCCCGTCGGCGACGGACTTCGCGACGACCGGGTCGTCGCCGTTCGGGAGACGGCGGTAGAGATACAGGTCGTAGTCGGCGGCGGAGCGCCAGCGCAGGCGGACGGTCACTCGCCCCCGAAGCCGCTGACCGTCCGCGAGGGCGTTCGCCGCGTCACCGTCGGCGAAGGCGACCCAGCCGTCGTCGGTTCCCGGGCCGGCCCAGTGGCGGTTCGCGTAGTTGCCGGCGGAGGTGACGAAGACGACGCCGCGGTCGCTCGCCCGCTCGGCGGCGGCGGTGATCCGTCGCTCGTCGGCCGCGACGCTCGGGAAGTAGCTCCCGGAGTCGACGATGACGTCGACGCCACGGTCAGTCAGCCACTCGACGGCCGCCGCGTACTCCGCGGGCGTAGGCGTCCGACCGACGCCGGCGAGATACAGGTTCGCGTCCGGCGCCATCTCGGACACCACTTCGGCGACGGCGGTGTCGTGGGCGGCCGAACGCGGGGCGTCACTGGCCCGTCGCCAGCCCGCGGTGTGGGGGGCGAGCACCCCGTCCGTCTCGAACCCCCGTCCGATGACGCCGACGGCGACGCCGGCGCCCGTATGGCCGCGTTCGTGGACGGTGCCGGTCCGGACCGCCAGGAGCGAGTCGGCGGTGGCGCCGGCGCCCGACGGGTAGCGCTCGACCGCGGCGCCGACGGTGGGTCCCACGTCGCCGACGGCCCGGGGTCGGTCGGTCGGCGCGGCCCCCGCCAGCGCGGGGTGGACGGCCGCGAGAACGACGACGACGGTCAGGAGGGCGACGCGGAATCGGGGTGGCATAACGGGCTAGGCGGTGTACTGGTTCCAGGCAACGAGGAGGGTGACGACGAGGAGGCCGCCGGCGAGGAAGGCGACGCCGGGGGAGACGAGACCGAGGAGAGGACCGGCCGCGCTCCCGACGCCGTCGCCGACGCGGGGCGCCGTTCCCGGGCCGCCGAGGTCGACGACGCCGCTGCCGAACGCCCGCTGGACGGCGACCGCGCCGACCGCGAGGACGGCGAGGACGCCAACCAGCCGGTCCAGCGAGTCTAGGAACCGCTCTTTCTCCGCCTCGGAGCCGACGACGACCAGCGAGTCCTGACTCGGCGCGTACACTTTCATCTCGCGACCCTTCACGGAGTAGCGCGTCCCGGCGACTTCGACGAGGCCGGCCTCCTGTAAGTTCCCGAGGTGGTGGCGTACGTTCTGGAGGGAGGTCGACACCGAGTCGGCGAGTTCCGACGCGGTCGCGGGGCGTTCTTCCAGCGCGGCCAAGATGGACCGGGCCGTCTCGGAGGAGACCGACCCGATGAGGCGTTCCGCATCGTCGTCGGTCAGGGACAGGACGCGGAGTTCGCCGTCACCCTCGGGCGTCACGTCCTGCTCTAGATGGGAGGGTAAGAGCCCTGACATCAGCACGTGGATTACGAACCCAGATAAAAAACCCTTCGCCCCAATCTCGTTCAGTAACGGATGTGATACGTTCAGGCGGCGTCGGTCGTCGGGAAGCGACCACCCAGATACAGGCCGGCGAGCATCCCGACGAGCGCGAGAAGCCCCGTGGCGAACCCGAGAAAGACGGCGTCGAAGGCGAACCGCTCGCCGAGGACGCCGACGGCGCCGCTGCCGGTGGCTTGGACCAGAAGCGCGAGCCCACCGTACACCGCGTAGGCACTCCCGCGGTTGTCGGGGACCGCGCCGAGGACGTACGCGTCAAGGGCGGGAAAGAGGCTGTGGGCCGCGAGTCCGAGCGCGACGCTCACGGCCACGAGCGCGGGCAGCGACTCCGCGACGGTTAGCGCCGCGACGCCGGCGGCCACGCCCGCGCCGAGGCCGAGGATGTAGGGGACGCGTGGCAGGCGGTCGGCGAGGCGGCCGCCCACCCAGAAGGCCGGGAGGCCGGCGGCGAAGGCGACGGTCAGGAGCGTCCCCGCCCGCCCCGCCGCCAGCCCCTTGCTCGCCACGAGGTAGGTGACGTAGAAGTTGAAGACGCCCTGCCAGACGAAGCCGGCGCCGCCGATCATCACGACGGCGGCGAGGATGATCCGCCAGTGGGCGAGCGCCGCCCGGAAATCGCGGTCCGCGCCGCGGGGCACGCCGCCCGTCCGCCGCCGGGCGACGCCGACGAGCGCGAGCGTCAGGACCCCGCCGAGCCCCGCGAGCAGCCAGAAGACGGCGCGCCACGACGCGGCGGCGACGAGGGCGACGGTCAGCGTCGGCGCGACGACGGCTGCCGCCTGCGCCGCCGTTCCGTGAACCCCGACCGCCCGTCCCACCGCGTCGGGGTAGAGGTCGCCGATGAGCGGGACGGCGGCGGCGTAGTACGCACCCGAAGCGACGCCGAGGGCGAAAGCGCCCACCTGCAACAGCGGAAGCGACGTGGCGACGGCGGTCAGCGTCGCGCCCGCGGTCAGCAACGCCCCCGCAGCCATCACGATCCGCCCTCGCGGGACGCGCGTGACGAGATAGCCCACGGGGATGCGTGGGACGGCGGTTCCGACCCAGACGAGCGTCGTCACCAGTCCCAGCCCGGCCGTCCCCACCTCGAAGGAGGTGCGGAACGTCTCCAACAGGGGGGCGAAGGCCACGCGGCCGAAGTTGGCACAGAACACGAGGCCACAGAGGGAGGTGAAGAGCCGGCGGGTCACGTGATCGGGGTTCGGCGGCCGGTGACAGAAGGGTTGCGTTCGCGCCGCGGCGAATAGTATAACGGCCGTCGGGGCAACGTTCGGGTATGATCACGGCCGAACGCATGGCCGCGGTGGACGAGAACGCGACCGCCCTCGGCGTCCCGCGCAAGCAGTTGATGGAGTCGGGCGGCAACGCCGCCGCCCGGACGGTCCGCGACGTGGCGGCCCCCGACGACTCGGTCGCCCTCGTCTGCGGCCGCGGCAACAACGGTGGCGACGCCTTCGTCGCCGCGCGCTTCCTCGACGACTACGACGCGACGGTCCACCTGCTGGGGCGCCCCGAGACCATCACGACGGACATCGCCCGCGAGAACTGGGCCGCGCTGGAGCGGGGGGAGTACGACACCCGCGTCGTTCGCGACTCCCGAAACCTCGACCTCGGCGACCCCGACGTGGCCGTCGACGCGATGCTCGGGACGGGCGTGACGGGCGCGCTCCGCGAACCGGAGCGGTCGGCCGCGGCCGCGATCAACGAGTCGGATGCGACGGTCGTCGCCGTCGACGTTCCCTCGGGCGTCGACGCCGACACGGGCGAGGCCGCGGGCGTCGCCGTCGACGCCGATCACGTCGTCACCTTCCACGACGCCAAACCGGGACTCGACGACTGGGACGTGACCGTCGCCGACATCGGCATCCCCGAGGCGGCGGAACTGTTCGCCGGCCCGGGCGACCGGCGCGTCCTCACCCGCCCCGGTGACGCCCACAAAGGCGACTTCGGCGAGGTGCTGGTGGTCGGCGGCGGGCCGTACACGGGCGCGCCCGCCCTCGCCGCACAGGCGGCGATGCGCGCCGGCGCCGACCTGGTTCGCGTCGCTTGCCCCCGCGCCGTCGCCCGCGAAGTACAGGGGTTCGAGGCGGGGCTGATCTGCCGCCCGTTCGACGGGGACCGCCTCACACCCGAGGACCTCGACCACGTCCGCGCGCTCGCGGCCGCCCACGACGCCGTCGTCTTCGGGCCGGGGCTCGGAACCCACGAGGCGACCCTCGCCGCCGTCCGCGAGTTCCTCGCCGACTACGACGGGCGGGCGGTGATCGACGCCGACGCCCTGCAGGTCGTCCCCGAGGTGGACACCGACGCGACGCTGCTGTGTACGCCTCACCAGGGCGAGCTGCGAGGGATGGGTGGCCCGAGCGCCGACGACTGGCGCGACCGACTCGACGCGGTGACCGACTTCGCGGCCGACATCGGTCACACGCTCCTCGTCAAGGGCGCCTACGACGTGATCTCCGACGGCACCGCGTCGCGGGCGAACCGGACCGGAAACCCGGGGATGACCGTCGGCGGCACCGGCGACGTGCTCGCGGGGATGGCGGGAGCGCTCCTCTCGACGCAGGAACCGGCCGACGCGGCGACGCTCGCCGCCTACGCCAACGGCCTCGCGGGGGATCGCATCGTCGACAGACAGGGGTACGGCTTGTTGGCGAGCGATCTGTTGCCCGAACTGCCGCGGGCCCTGTGGGGTGGTCGCGATGAGTGACGAAGCCGACGACCTGACCCACACCGACGAGTCCGGGAACGTCCAGATGGTCGACGTTGGCGACAAGCCGGACACGGCGCGTCGGGCGGTCGCCCGCGGCGAGATTCGCCTCCAGTCCTCCACTATCGCGGCCATCCAGGACGACGAGATCGGGAAAGGTGACGTGCTGGCGACGGCGCGTGTCGGGGCCGTGCAGGCGGTGAAACACACGTGGGAGACCATCCCCATGTGCCACCAGATTCCGATCACGAACGTCGAGACGGCGTTCGACGTGGGCGACGATCGGGTCACGCTCACCGTCGCCGTCGAGACGACGGGCAAGACGGGCTGTGAGATGGAGGCGCTGGAGGGCGTGACCACGGGGTTGAACGTCGTCTGGGATATGGTGAAAGCGGCCGAGAAAGACGACGACGGCGAGTATCCGGACACTGCGATCCGGGACGTGCGCGTACTCGAGAAGACGAAGCGAGAACTCTAGTCGCGTCGCCGGGCCAGCAGTCCGGCCACGAGGAGGGCGAGCAGTGCCACGACGGCCCCGAAGCCGGGGGCACTCGTGTCGCTGGTCGGCGTGGCGGTGGCCGCGTCCGTCGCCGTCGACGCCGACGCGGGCGTCGGCGTGGACGTTCGGGTCGCGGTGTGTGTCGGCGTGGCGGTTGCCGTCGCTTCGTCGACCGTCACCTGTCCCACGGACACGTCGTCGACGTGGAGGGCGTACGTCCCGACCCCGTCGGGCGTGAGGGTGAAGGTGACGTCGGCAGTCTCGCCGGGCGCGAGATCGACGACGCGCGTCGCCGTCGTCTCGTCGCCGCGTCGTAGTGCGACGGTGTGGCTGCCGGTCGCTGTGCCGACGTTCTCGACGGTCGCAGTCACCGTCGTCGACTCCCCGACCGAGAGGGTCGTCCGCGACACCGCCGTCTCGCGCACGTCGAACGCGGGATCGCCGGCGGCGACGGCGAACACAGACAGCCCGGGCGTGTCGACGGTGTATCGGTGCGTGCCGGCCGTCGTCTCCGTGAGACTCGTCTCCACTGCCGTCCACGCGTCGTCGTGGTAGCGGTAGACGACCACGTCTTCCGGGGCGACGCCGCGTTCGTCGAGGGTGTCGGCGTCGACGGTCAGGTCGAACGTCGCGCCCGAGATGTCGGCCGCTCCGAGCGACGGGTGCTCGACCGATAGGTAGCCGACAACCCGTGACGGGGCGTCGGTCGACGCGGCCGGCAGGGAGGGAACGTCGTCGAACGACGACGCGTCGTCGGCGACGCCGACGGAGAGGTCGAACTCGCCGGCGGCGGTGACGGTCATCGCGTCGAGGGTGACACTCGACCCCGCGGGCGGCGTCGGGAAGTCCACGTCGACAGGGTCGTCGCCGTCCGCACCGGTGACGCTGACCGACCCCACGCCGGCGTTCGTGGAGATATCGACCGATGGACCGGTCACGTCGGCGATGCTCACGCTCCCGTCGCCTCCGCTACTCTCGCCCCCGCTTCTGCTCCCGCCACCTCCGCCGCTCGCCGCGGCTTCGACTGTGACGGCCACGGTGTCGGTGTCGGTGTTGCCCGCGCCGTCGATGACCCGGAGCGTCGCCGTTGCACTCCCCGCCGACGCGTAGGTGTGTGTGGCCGTCGTCGAGATGGTCGTGGTGTCGTAGGTGCCGTCGCCGTCGAA from Haloplanus salinus encodes:
- a CDS encoding DUF5658 family protein — encoded protein: MTTRIAESRIEEYWDWIAVALFLLLAVDLLTTLAAARLVGTGAESNPLMRWLLGRSVLVVIGAHLAVVVLVTGCFRLLVERLRRMPSPANQYFALAIEVWLGVLVAVGLGVFANNLSVIVLGGSLL
- a CDS encoding S8 family serine peptidase, translated to MPPRFRVALLTVVVVLAAVHPALAGAAPTDRPRAVGDVGPTVGAAVERYPSGAGATADSLLAVRTGTVHERGHTGAGVAVGVIGRGFETDGVLAPHTAGWRRASDAPRSAAHDTAVAEVVSEMAPDANLYLAGVGRTPTPAEYAAAVEWLTDRGVDVIVDSGSYFPSVAADERRITAAAERASDRGVVFVTSAGNYANRHWAGPGTDDGWVAFADGDAANALADGQRLRGRVTVRLRWRSAADYDLYLYRRLPNGDDPVVAKSVADGTGPGPTIEGIDVAVPAGRYYVAVHADDGVADADRVQVFAARHELEHTTARGSMLAPATSDRVVAVGAAADGERRDYSSLPATGAVDLTAPGDARTRADPDLEGTSAAAPYVAGTAALVTAAGGDPSPARVESILERTAAGEGETVDALAAVEAATAGGTAPTAVGSGSDGGSAGPTISTDGTATLTDVTARPEGSDRRATDATGDAATDGTDSVDRSARNVTRPAGEGERADGDRNADERNGDEDADRTAERDGQERDSEAADRTGGRSDRRDRER
- a CDS encoding ArsR/SmtB family transcription factor → MSGLLPSHLEQDVTPEGDGELRVLSLTDDDAERLIGSVSSETARSILAALEERPATASELADSVSTSLQNVRHHLGNLQEAGLVEVAGTRYSVKGREMKVYAPSQDSLVVVGSEAEKERFLDSLDRLVGVLAVLAVGAVAVQRAFGSGVVDLGGPGTAPRVGDGVGSAAGPLLGLVSPGVAFLAGGLLVVTLLVAWNQYTA
- a CDS encoding MFS transporter, whose translation is MTRRLFTSLCGLVFCANFGRVAFAPLLETFRTSFEVGTAGLGLVTTLVWVGTAVPRIPVGYLVTRVPRGRIVMAAGALLTAGATLTAVATSLPLLQVGAFALGVASGAYYAAAVPLIGDLYPDAVGRAVGVHGTAAQAAAVVAPTLTVALVAAASWRAVFWLLAGLGGVLTLALVGVARRRTGGVPRGADRDFRAALAHWRIILAAVVMIGGAGFVWQGVFNFYVTYLVASKGLAAGRAGTLLTVAFAAGLPAFWVGGRLADRLPRVPYILGLGAGVAAGVAALTVAESLPALVAVSVALGLAAHSLFPALDAYVLGAVPDNRGSAYAVYGGLALLVQATGSGAVGVLGERFAFDAVFLGFATGLLALVGMLAGLYLGGRFPTTDAA
- a CDS encoding NAD(P)H-hydrate dehydratase — encoded protein: MITAERMAAVDENATALGVPRKQLMESGGNAAARTVRDVAAPDDSVALVCGRGNNGGDAFVAARFLDDYDATVHLLGRPETITTDIARENWAALERGEYDTRVVRDSRNLDLGDPDVAVDAMLGTGVTGALREPERSAAAAINESDATVVAVDVPSGVDADTGEAAGVAVDADHVVTFHDAKPGLDDWDVTVADIGIPEAAELFAGPGDRRVLTRPGDAHKGDFGEVLVVGGGPYTGAPALAAQAAMRAGADLVRVACPRAVAREVQGFEAGLICRPFDGDRLTPEDLDHVRALAAAHDAVVFGPGLGTHEATLAAVREFLADYDGRAVIDADALQVVPEVDTDATLLCTPHQGELRGMGGPSADDWRDRLDAVTDFAADIGHTLLVKGAYDVISDGTASRANRTGNPGMTVGGTGDVLAGMAGALLSTQEPADAATLAAYANGLAGDRIVDRQGYGLLASDLLPELPRALWGGRDE
- the moaC gene encoding cyclic pyranopterin monophosphate synthase MoaC translates to MSDEADDLTHTDESGNVQMVDVGDKPDTARRAVARGEIRLQSSTIAAIQDDEIGKGDVLATARVGAVQAVKHTWETIPMCHQIPITNVETAFDVGDDRVTLTVAVETTGKTGCEMEALEGVTTGLNVVWDMVKAAEKDDDGEYPDTAIRDVRVLEKTKREL